The following are encoded in a window of Bacteroidota bacterium genomic DNA:
- a CDS encoding CapA family protein, which produces MENKLELSFSGDVCLNGVFRDKTVGGEEIFSSEVSAFMRSSDFFVCNLEGPLSADAALTVSSPQGSIEYLAQRGVNTFCLANNHIFDAGIKGFDDTASAIDHLSLKRFGAGKRIEEASSVVYLEKNGLCVALIGMCHNEGMTAAAAKAGVFSEKDIALLGTRVTEAVARANRIIVVFHGGEEFTSFPSPPKRVLLKRIASIPGVDAVVCHHSHSLQGMERFGDKLIFYSLGNFVFDLEAHKPYANTRQSAILKFTITKELMFFNFFPIEIDGNKGCIEARNVPFDEEFKALCDFSDYQEKWETEAYNVLYNTPNAANDGQNKGTGLKSISPLLWPFHASFYRKLFGLAGDKYRRSLVNAALKHRRKRNA; this is translated from the coding sequence GTGGAAAATAAACTGGAACTTTCTTTCTCGGGCGATGTGTGCCTGAACGGCGTTTTCCGCGATAAGACAGTTGGCGGTGAAGAAATATTTTCTTCGGAAGTGTCAGCATTCATGCGCTCTTCCGATTTTTTCGTATGCAATCTCGAAGGACCGCTTTCAGCAGATGCGGCATTGACGGTGTCGTCGCCGCAAGGCAGCATTGAATACCTGGCACAGCGCGGTGTGAACACATTTTGCCTTGCCAACAATCATATTTTTGATGCAGGAATCAAAGGCTTTGATGATACCGCTTCCGCGATAGACCACCTGTCGTTAAAGCGTTTCGGCGCAGGCAAACGTATTGAGGAAGCCTCGAGCGTAGTGTATCTTGAAAAGAACGGATTGTGTGTTGCCCTTATCGGGATGTGCCACAACGAAGGAATGACGGCTGCTGCAGCGAAGGCAGGCGTATTTTCCGAAAAAGATATTGCGCTTCTCGGGACAAGAGTAACCGAAGCAGTGGCTCGTGCAAACCGCATCATTGTAGTGTTTCACGGGGGCGAGGAATTCACAAGCTTTCCGTCGCCGCCCAAACGGGTGCTTCTGAAACGTATTGCCTCTATTCCGGGCGTGGATGCCGTGGTATGCCACCATTCGCACAGCTTACAGGGCATGGAGCGCTTTGGAGACAAGCTTATTTTTTATTCGCTCGGGAATTTCGTGTTCGACCTTGAAGCACACAAACCCTATGCAAATACCCGCCAATCGGCTATTCTGAAATTCACGATTACAAAAGAACTGATGTTCTTCAACTTTTTTCCAATTGAAATTGATGGGAATAAAGGTTGTATAGAAGCCCGCAATGTTCCGTTTGACGAGGAGTTCAAAGCTTTGTGCGATTTCTCGGATTATCAGGAAAAATGGGAAACAGAGGCGTATAATGTATTGTATAATACACCGAATGCCGCTAATGACGGACAAAACAAAGGGACAGGATTAAAAAGCATTTCTCCGCTGCTGTGGCCTTTTCATGCTTCATTTTATAGAAAATTGTTTGGCCTTGCCGGCGATAAATACCGCAGAAGCCTTGTGAATGCAGCACTTAAGCACAGGAGAAAACGAAATGCATAG
- a CDS encoding lipopolysaccharide biosynthesis protein → MKQNPDGQPRKHEFLRNVFTLFSGSLASSAIPFLATIILSRYFSEEVFGTFFVFSSTVAVLSILGTLQYELAIMLPDNEHESVNLFVLSIAVTVIVSLLLLVAVALLHNPVVRLLGDEGMSFWLWFVPLSVLLTGIFQAYNYWCNRFKRYSLISWSKVSRATTMSALQIGAGFAPLFKSFGLIAGQIIGQLIGNLHIIYLSMKETRAMMKFVSWKKMLFVARKYRDVPLFNTLLQGMNSLSNQLPVFLLTRFFGTATAGQYGMSNRIIATPMGLIGQSTGQVFFQKATEVFNARGDFYGLIKKTYVSLLKVAALPYLLMLIFAPLLFSFFFGAKWGDAGIYTQVLVPWLFMMFLNSPLTFIITILNKQRQMVVYDSMLIIMRFASLYVGYKVFSSTLVCLALFSATGFLFNLVLMFYFLYISKHAYRGK, encoded by the coding sequence ATGAAGCAAAACCCGGACGGACAACCCAGAAAACATGAGTTCCTCAGGAACGTGTTCACGCTGTTTTCCGGCTCACTGGCATCAAGCGCCATACCGTTTCTGGCAACCATCATCCTGTCGCGGTATTTCTCCGAAGAGGTTTTCGGTACATTTTTCGTGTTTTCATCAACCGTAGCCGTACTTTCTATTCTTGGCACGCTTCAGTACGAACTTGCCATTATGCTGCCCGACAACGAACACGAATCTGTCAATCTTTTTGTATTAAGTATTGCAGTAACAGTTATCGTAAGCTTGCTGCTGCTTGTTGCTGTCGCCTTGCTGCACAATCCCGTGGTTCGCCTGCTGGGCGATGAAGGCATGAGTTTCTGGCTTTGGTTCGTACCACTCAGCGTGCTGCTTACGGGCATTTTCCAGGCTTACAACTATTGGTGCAACCGTTTTAAACGCTACAGTCTCATTTCCTGGTCGAAAGTGAGCCGCGCAACCACCATGAGTGCATTGCAGATAGGCGCCGGATTTGCACCACTGTTCAAAAGCTTTGGCCTGATAGCCGGGCAAATCATCGGTCAGCTCATCGGAAACCTGCATATTATCTACCTAAGCATGAAGGAAACACGCGCCATGATGAAATTCGTTTCATGGAAAAAAATGTTGTTTGTAGCACGCAAATACCGCGATGTTCCACTGTTCAATACCCTGCTGCAAGGCATGAATTCACTTTCAAACCAACTCCCGGTATTTCTGCTTACGCGCTTTTTCGGAACCGCCACAGCCGGTCAGTACGGCATGTCGAACCGCATCATTGCAACGCCCATGGGACTCATCGGGCAAAGCACGGGGCAGGTGTTTTTTCAAAAAGCCACTGAAGTGTTCAATGCCCGCGGCGACTTCTACGGATTGATCAAAAAAACGTATGTATCCTTACTGAAAGTAGCAGCCCTGCCCTATTTGCTGATGCTGATATTTGCACCCCTGCTGTTCAGTTTCTTTTTCGGGGCGAAATGGGGCGATGCGGGCATTTACACACAAGTGCTGGTACCATGGCTTTTCATGATGTTTTTAAATTCGCCCCTCACATTTATTATTACCATATTAAATAAACAGCGTCAGATGGTGGTGTATGATTCTATGCTGATTATCATGCGCTTTGCCTCGCTTTATGTGGGTTATAAAGTGTTTAGCAGCACGCTGGTATGCCTTGCGCTCTTTTCCGCTACCGGATTTTTGTTTAATCTTGTCCTGATGTTCTATTTTCTGTACATATCCAAACATGCGTACCGTGGAAAATAA
- a CDS encoding site-specific integrase gives MHEKMHPFKKAELVKCGGDLAKRWYIKFYVWNAQKGKMVRKRDYSVNDYQTTDQRIAYANQRIASINTILDEGYHIDATKKAEDCIKVTQVMTIDAALRHVLEIKKQSFRRSSYLSFSSTVNGFLEWAKNQRLSNSPIHSFDRLDALGFIDSLVLSEKLNGKSINSKVSYLKSLFNELKERELVAENPFMKLRKQKEIKSYQNLAYTNAEIEILKKSILNKDPQLWTFIQFIYYCYLRPNEIRLLKFEQLDLKSGKIFIPATISKNGKESFVDIPEPFKKYLISVGFNKKNNGFLFTTGSTDRLLSKNKMSERHRKILDTLKIDNRHTLYSWKHTGVVMAYKAGVDMKSIQRQCRHSTIDMTDNYLKSLGLYDNEAFLLKMPEI, from the coding sequence TTGCACGAAAAAATGCACCCTTTCAAAAAAGCGGAATTAGTTAAATGTGGAGGCGACCTTGCAAAAAGGTGGTACATCAAGTTCTATGTCTGGAACGCCCAAAAAGGGAAAATGGTGCGGAAGCGAGATTATTCCGTTAATGATTACCAGACCACTGATCAGAGAATAGCATACGCAAATCAGAGAATTGCGTCGATTAATACCATACTTGACGAAGGCTATCATATTGATGCGACAAAAAAAGCAGAGGACTGCATCAAGGTGACGCAAGTCATGACCATCGATGCTGCATTAAGACACGTCCTTGAAATAAAGAAGCAATCGTTCCGACGTAGCTCATACCTTTCTTTCAGCAGCACAGTTAACGGCTTTCTTGAGTGGGCAAAGAACCAACGTCTAAGCAATTCCCCCATTCATTCATTTGACAGGCTGGATGCCTTAGGTTTTATCGATTCCCTTGTGTTGAGTGAAAAACTTAATGGAAAATCTATAAACAGCAAGGTGTCTTACCTTAAATCGCTCTTCAATGAACTTAAAGAAAGGGAACTTGTAGCTGAAAATCCTTTTATGAAACTGAGGAAGCAAAAAGAGATTAAATCATATCAAAATCTGGCTTATACTAATGCTGAAATAGAAATACTAAAGAAAAGCATTCTGAATAAGGATCCGCAACTATGGACATTTATTCAGTTCATCTATTATTGCTATTTACGACCTAATGAAATCAGACTTTTAAAATTTGAGCAACTTGATCTAAAATCAGGAAAAATATTCATCCCGGCAACTATCTCAAAAAATGGGAAAGAGAGTTTTGTGGATATTCCAGAACCTTTTAAAAAATATTTAATCTCGGTAGGGTTTAATAAGAAAAATAATGGCTTTCTTTTCACTACTGGCAGCACGGATCGTTTGTTGTCAAAAAATAAAATGAGTGAAAGACACAGAAAAATTCTTGACACTCTAAAAATTGATAATCGACACACACTTTATTCATGGAAGCACACTGGGGTTGTTATGGCATACAAAGCTGGAGTTGATATGAAAAGCATCCAAAGGCAATGCAGACACAGTACCATTGATATGACTGATAACTACCTGAAGTCTCTTGGACTTTATGACAATGAAGCTTTCCTGCTGAAAATGCCGGAGATTTAG
- a CDS encoding PAS domain-containing protein — MENTATQKQELESPEVRFSQNTSRSLIENIPMGILITDQDGYCIVINSAMSLLTGYSEAELLSMHSSAVIFYGNDGISAAFLRQLAESEDSPAELKGIHKNGTTSPWLVDAMKLTANRYMYFIRANSGRKSALATGCQNESWYKSLFENGHAVMMLIQPTTGEIIEANSSACKYYGWSQSQLVGKNIAEINCLTPEEIKSEMQLALKNNKKLFNFKHRMANGEIRDVEVYSGPVNISGVNLLYSLVHDITARKAAEEEVKEKEVQYRNLANSGLALIWVAGSDKLCTYFNEPWLKFTGRKLEEAIGNEWTSDVHQDDIALRTEAFNRAWNNQEPFEIKYRLKEFTGEYKWLLDKGSPNYNGQGEFIGFIGHCFDISRLKQAENELTKKSQMLEKQNKNFISREQKMIDLKMEINELLKKLGSIEKYRIPNRTDYDVIDAAAGAHFR, encoded by the coding sequence ATGGAAAACACAGCTACTCAAAAACAAGAATTAGAAAGTCCAGAAGTTAGGTTTAGCCAAAATACTTCACGGAGTTTGATTGAGAATATTCCCATGGGTATATTAATTACCGACCAGGATGGGTATTGCATCGTCATTAACTCCGCAATGAGTCTGCTTACCGGTTATTCAGAAGCTGAACTACTGAGTATGCACTCATCGGCTGTAATATTTTACGGAAATGACGGGATATCAGCAGCTTTTTTACGACAATTAGCTGAATCCGAAGATTCGCCGGCAGAATTGAAGGGCATTCACAAAAATGGCACGACGAGCCCTTGGTTGGTTGATGCAATGAAACTGACTGCAAACAGATATATGTATTTCATCAGGGCTAATTCAGGACGAAAGAGTGCCTTAGCTACAGGTTGTCAAAATGAATCATGGTATAAGTCGCTCTTTGAAAATGGTCATGCGGTGATGATGCTTATTCAACCCACCACCGGTGAGATTATTGAGGCGAACTCTTCAGCTTGCAAATATTATGGGTGGTCTCAGTCGCAATTGGTCGGAAAAAACATCGCAGAAATTAATTGCCTCACTCCAGAAGAGATTAAAAGTGAAATGCAATTAGCGCTAAAAAACAACAAAAAGCTCTTCAATTTTAAGCATCGGATGGCAAACGGGGAGATTCGGGACGTAGAAGTATATTCAGGTCCGGTAAATATTTCCGGAGTCAACCTGTTGTATTCTTTGGTACATGATATCACTGCCCGTAAAGCTGCCGAGGAAGAAGTGAAGGAAAAAGAAGTTCAGTACCGCAATCTTGCCAATTCGGGATTGGCCTTGATTTGGGTTGCCGGTTCCGACAAGCTATGTACTTATTTTAATGAGCCCTGGCTAAAATTTACAGGACGGAAACTGGAAGAAGCAATAGGTAACGAATGGACTAGCGACGTTCATCAGGACGACATCGCCCTGCGCACCGAAGCCTTTAACCGGGCATGGAACAACCAAGAACCGTTTGAAATCAAATACCGCTTAAAAGAATTTACCGGGGAATATAAATGGTTGCTCGATAAAGGGAGTCCAAATTACAACGGACAAGGCGAATTCATTGGATTCATTGGTCATTGTTTTGATATCAGCCGTTTAAAACAGGCTGAAAACGAATTGACCAAGAAGTCGCAGATGCTTGAGAAGCAAAATAAAAATTTCATTAGCAGGGAGCAAAAAATGATTGATCTGAAAATGGAAATTAATGAGCTCTTGAAAAAGTTGGGAAGCATTGAAAAATATAGAATTCCTAACCGGACAGATTATGATGTTATTGATGCGGCTGCAGGAGCGCACTTCAGATAA
- a CDS encoding CheR family methyltransferase, whose product MHKYDFANFDEYGLMIKNDALEAAELIASLNVPFSLFFRNSIDYAILERYVFPALLVRKSEEKKSLPRFWSCGCAGGQEAYSLVLLAHDLKQRNQECDLPIVFATDISQSALLTAEEGIYSPAALNNLRYSQVKNYFSKVAGYYFLNPEIHKNVEFSNYNILEAGTSSPPSSIFGGFDLICCCNLLIYYNEDAQRTIINKLYNSLNRKGFLLVDESERTLVENFGGFKLYSAVSNLFFKQ is encoded by the coding sequence ATGCACAAGTACGACTTTGCGAATTTCGACGAATACGGATTGATGATAAAAAACGACGCCCTTGAAGCGGCAGAATTAATAGCTTCGCTCAATGTCCCGTTCAGCTTATTTTTCAGAAATTCAATTGATTACGCCATCCTTGAACGCTATGTATTTCCGGCCTTGTTAGTGCGGAAATCAGAAGAAAAAAAGTCGTTGCCAAGATTTTGGTCTTGCGGTTGCGCCGGAGGTCAGGAAGCCTACTCGCTGGTGTTACTTGCACATGATTTAAAACAACGGAATCAAGAGTGTGATCTACCCATCGTTTTTGCAACAGATATTTCGCAGTCAGCTCTTTTAACTGCAGAAGAAGGTATATACAGCCCTGCCGCGCTGAATAACCTTAGATATTCGCAAGTCAAAAACTATTTTAGCAAGGTGGCCGGATATTATTTTTTAAATCCTGAAATTCACAAGAATGTTGAATTCTCTAACTACAATATACTTGAAGCAGGCACATCGTCGCCACCATCTAGCATTTTTGGCGGCTTTGACCTGATATGCTGCTGCAATCTTTTGATATACTACAATGAAGATGCTCAGCGGACTATCATCAATAAACTATACAATTCACTGAACAGAAAAGGATTTTTGTTGGTTGATGAATCCGAACGCACCCTCGTTGAGAATTTCGGGGGATTTAAATTGTATTCAGCCGTAAGTAATTTATTTTTTAAACAATAA